CCGCCGCCCCGGATCGCCCTCCCTGCGCCATCGAGCCCAGCATCTCGAGATACTCACCGGGCGGCAGCTGAACCACCGGCAGATCCAGAGCTTCCAACGCGCCCATGACCGCGCGAGGCGGCACGGCTCGCCCGTCGCGAAGCCCCGACAACCAGGAGAAGGTCTCCAGTAGAACGTGCGCGGGAAGCACGGTCACGCGCGGTAACTGGACGCGGCAGAACTCGTGAAACTCGTGCGCCTGCGAAAGCGCCGGTATCAGCACACTCGAATCACACCCAACGGGCTTCGCGCTCGGCATAGATCTCCTCCCTCGCCTCTCGGAGATCCTGGTCGGTGATCCCGGCGTAGAGCTCGGGATCGCTCGTCTCGATGACAGGGAAGCCGTCGTCGAGCATGCGCACTCGGGCCTCGACCGGCGCGTAATCGATCTCGATGCGCCCCTCGGCGTAGGTGATGTCGAGCTTCGCGCCCGGCTGCAGCCCCATCGCCTCGCGGAGCTGCTTCGGGATGACGACCCGCCCTGCCTTGTCGATGGTAGTGATCATGGCATCGATAGTACCATCAGAAATGGCAGAAGCACTCGGGCGATGGATGTCAGTGGTCTCGGGCAGACTGGGCGCATGAACACCGCCGATCCGATCCGCCCCTTCCATGTCAGCTTCGTCTGCTCCGGCAACATCTGCCGCTCCCCCATGGGCGAGGTGATCTTCCGTGCGATGGCCGAGCAGGCCGGCGTCGCCGAGCGCTTCGTCGTCACGTCTCGCGGCACGCACGGCTACCACGTCGGCGAGCCCGCCGATCCGCGTACCCTCACCGCCCTCGCCGCGGCCGGCTACGACGGCAG
This DNA window, taken from Leucobacter tenebrionis, encodes the following:
- a CDS encoding PIN domain-containing protein; this translates as MPSAKPVGCDSSVLIPALSQAHEFHEFCRVQLPRVTVLPAHVLLETFSWLSGLRDGRAVPPRAVMGALEALDLPVVQLPPGEYLEMLGSMAQGGRSGAAVYDAQIAATAKHHGVKLLSRDRRAAATYELIGVDYELI
- a CDS encoding AbrB/MazE/SpoVT family DNA-binding domain-containing protein, producing MITTIDKAGRVVIPKQLREAMGLQPGAKLDITYAEGRIEIDYAPVEARVRMLDDGFPVIETSDPELYAGITDQDLREAREEIYAEREARWV